One segment of Homalodisca vitripennis isolate AUS2020 unplaced genomic scaffold, UT_GWSS_2.1 ScUCBcl_4280;HRSCAF=10369, whole genome shotgun sequence DNA contains the following:
- the LOC124372882 gene encoding protein TAPT1 homolog, producing MGPDDKGVSKKIKFRSISTTTEPLLGSGSRVEDLSTLRQRSKSEQKYKKKDTSDNSDEEDPPSLLKFLGVELTRGYILEHDEEQYTARREKVYSFLPKFQWKLKSSWHNGFFS from the exons atgggCCCTGATGACAAAGgagtttctaaaaaaataaagttcaGATCAATATCTACGACTACAGAACCTCTTTTGGGATCTGGAAGTAGAGTGGAAGACTTGAGCACCCTTCGGCAGAGATCAAAGTCTGAACAGAAATATAAGAAAAAGGATACATCAGATAACAGTGATG AAGAAGACCCTCCCTCACTATTAAAGTTCCTGGGGGTTGAGCTGACCAGAGGGTACATTCTCGAGCATGATGAAGAGCAATATACAGCCAGAAGAGAGAAAGTGTATAGTTTTTTGCCAAAATTCCAGTGGAAGCTGAAAAGTTCATGGCATAACGGATTTTTTTCAG